The stretch of DNA CCACACTTCGACAAGTGCGCCAGAGACGGGCTTGGCTCGGTATGACGAGGTCACGATACCGGTGAGTTGCATCGGAATGAACGTCATGGTGGACTCAGCGGTCACGGTACCGGGCTTGGAGATCCAGACGCCGTTGTCAGGGTAGAGGTCGCCGCCGGGGTACAGCTGCGGGAGGTGCGCGCCGCTAGGGTCGTCGAGCTGGATTGTGAAGCCGGAGATACCTAGGCCGTCGAAACGGTACGTGCCATCCGCTGATGTGGTGGTGGTGGCTACGACTGTCTGGGGCCAGGCGTAGATCCGGAGCTCGGCGAGGACGCCAGCCAGCGGCGTCCCGTGGTCACTACTGTGGACCACTCCCTCGATGGTCGCCGGGTTCGTAAGCGGCATGATCACGTTTGCCGAGGGCCCACCGCCGCCGCGCTCGGGATAGAGATCCGTCGCCGAGGCAAGCGACGAGCCACCGAACCACGTGTCAGCGTGCATGCCGGAGGGGTCCACCCAATGGACGCGCACCGGGTCGAGGTCATCGGAGCCGTACGTGAACATGGGGTCGTAGCCGGTGGGTGTGACTGTGGCCTCGAACGCGTAGCCGCCGTCTGCGCCTCGGCGCCATATCTCAGCGACGGCGCCCGCCACAGGCAGGCCTTGGAACGTGGACGTGGCTTTGCCGTTGACGTTGGCGGGGCGCCACGTGAGTGTGATGTCCTGGGTGATGGCCCTGCCTGCAGCGTCGATCCATAGCTGGGAGTAATAAGGCTGGTCGGGCCATGTTGGGACGAGCGCTGCCGTGTTCGCATCGGTTGGGTCGGTGAACGCGACGGCATAGCCCGCTATGTCGAGACCGTCAAAGCGGTAGGTGCCGTCTGCGGCCGTCACGGTGGTCGCAAGCACGGACGGTACGGCGGCCCCGCGATAGAGGGCGACCTGGATGCCACTGCGGGGTAGCTGGTCTTTGCTGCTGCGCACGGTTCCCGAGATCGAGCCTGGATTGGGGATGGGCATCGTCACGTAGGCAGGAGTGCCGTCGCGTGTAGGAACGACAGCAGTCGCCGATCCTAGTTCCGTGCCGCCGAACCACGTGTCTGCGCACAGCCCGCCCGGATCAGTCACGCGGACCTTGATAGGCTCGTTGCGGTCCGAGGCGTAGCTCCACCTGCCGTCAGAGTCGACGGCGACGGAGGTCTCGAGCGAGAACGCGCCTCCGGAGCCCTGCCGCCACAGCTCGACGACAGCTCGGGGCACCGCGATGGCCGTGGCGCCGGAGCCTGACGTCACACGGCCGTTGAGCGAGTACGGTACGTAGGTCAACGTGTCGGTCGCGACGGCCGTGGCGGACGCCGCAACGGAGATGAGCGTGGCCGCCTCGATCGAGCCTTGCGACCGGAAGAAGGAGTGGCCGTACTCGCCCGTAGCATCTGTGAACGCGAGCCGATATGAAGTGGGACTCAGACCGTTGAGGTGGTAGGTCCCGTCGGCGGCCGTGGTTGTGGACGCGATGACCGTCGAGGTGTCGGCCTCCTGATAGGCGGCCACGGAGATTCCGGGGAGCGGAGCCTGGTTCCGGCTCGAACGCAGCGTGCCGGTGATCGTGCCCCTGGCAGAGGGGGCCAGCGTAAGCGTCACGTCTGCGGACGCAGGCGCGAGAGTTGCGACGACGCTTGCCGCGCTCGCCAGATCGGCGCCGCCCACCCATGCGGGCGCGTGCGCACCGCTGGCGTCGGCCACGTGGACGCGCAGCGGAGTGGTGTCGGTGGTGACGTAGCTCCAGGAGCCACCCGGCCCCGTCGTCGTCGTGGCCTCGACGGACCAAGTTCCTGCCACGTCGCGCCACAACTGCACGGTCGCGCCCTCGACAGGGTAGCCGTGCGAGGACGAGCGCACGGTTCCGGTCACGGCGGGCTTGAGCCACATGGCGCGTACGCCGCCGGTGACGGTAGCGGCCAGCAAACTGTTGTCGCGGGCGACGGCCATCCTGGGCCAGCTCATGACCATGGTGTTCAGGTTCCGCCAACTACTCGTGGAGACCACGAACGGCGTCTCGAAGTCGTAGCTGGCGATCTTGCTGAACGACGCGGTGTCGTAGGCATTGATGACTGTCTCGCCAGACTTGGCCTGGTACAGCACGTCGGCGGTGGGACTGTACTTGGCGCCACCTGGCACGCCGTCGATCTGCGTGATGCTGTCGCCCGTACCGCTGTAGATGCCAAGGCCAGCGTTGCCATTCGGAACGGCGTATTGCGTTCCGTTGCGGTTGGCCGCGATGTCCCAGCCCCACCACCACGCGTTGGGCAAAGCGTACGGGTAGCGCTGAACATCACTGGTGCCTACCGTGTGGACGGCCCACTGGTTGTCTGTCATCCAACCTGGAAGCGTTAGGCCTATGTAATTCCTGTCACCACTGGGCGCTAGGGCGGCGTTGCCTTCCGTCGAGTTGATGGTCGTGACGCCGTTCGCGTCGTCGTAGCCTCGCAGGAGTGAGGTCGACACGTACATGGGATAGCTCGACGAGATGACAAGGCGCCCATCGCTGCCGTAGGCCACCATCCACGTGCCCCCCTCGCCGTAGAGTCTGGGGAACGTGATAGTGCGAACGCCACCGGACACGGCGTCGACGAGCTCGAATCGCGCGGTGCCGACGGCTCGCGAGCTAAAGTCGCCGACGTACACCTGGTCGGCGACGGCGATAGTCTTGCCGTCTGGGGACAGGTCGAGGCCGCGCAGGATGCTGCCGGGTACGACGAACGGCGTGAGCAATCGCCCGCCGGCGACGTCGTATCGGTCGATGTGGTCGCCGTCGGTGATGTAGAGGATGCCGCGCGAGTCGTCATAGGCCACGTCCGAGCGAGCCGGTGCCGGGACGAAGGCGCCCTGCGCCAAAGCGTGCCCCACATGAGTCGATGCGACGAGGGCTAGGCAC from Coriobacteriia bacterium encodes:
- a CDS encoding carboxypeptidase regulatory-like domain-containing protein: MRARSILARSAGALVLCLALVASTHVGHALAQGAFVPAPARSDVAYDDSRGILYITDGDHIDRYDVAGGRLLTPFVVPGSILRGLDLSPDGKTIAVADQVYVGDFSSRAVGTARFELVDAVSGGVRTITFPRLYGEGGTWMVAYGSDGRLVISSSYPMYVSTSLLRGYDDANGVTTINSTEGNAALAPSGDRNYIGLTLPGWMTDNQWAVHTVGTSDVQRYPYALPNAWWWGWDIAANRNGTQYAVPNGNAGLGIYSGTGDSITQIDGVPGGAKYSPTADVLYQAKSGETVINAYDTASFSKIASYDFETPFVVSTSSWRNLNTMVMSWPRMAVARDNSLLAATVTGGVRAMWLKPAVTGTVRSSSHGYPVEGATVQLWRDVAGTWSVEATTTTGPGGSWSYVTTDTTPLRVHVADASGAHAPAWVGGADLASAASVVATLAPASADVTLTLAPSARGTITGTLRSSRNQAPLPGISVAAYQEADTSTVIASTTTAADGTYHLNGLSPTSYRLAFTDATGEYGHSFFRSQGSIEAATLISVAASATAVATDTLTYVPYSLNGRVTSGSGATAIAVPRAVVELWRQGSGGAFSLETSVAVDSDGRWSYASDRNEPIKVRVTDPGGLCADTWFGGTELGSATAVVPTRDGTPAYVTMPIPNPGSISGTVRSSKDQLPRSGIQVALYRGAAVPSVLATTVTAADGTYRFDGLDIAGYAVAFTDPTDANTAALVPTWPDQPYYSQLWIDAAGRAITQDITLTWRPANVNGKATSTFQGLPVAGAVAEIWRRGADGGYAFEATVTPTGYDPMFTYGSDDLDPVRVHWVDPSGMHADTWFGGSSLASATDLYPERGGGGPSANVIMPLTNPATIEGVVHSSDHGTPLAGVLAELRIYAWPQTVVATTTTSADGTYRFDGLGISGFTIQLDDPSGAHLPQLYPGGDLYPDNGVWISKPGTVTAESTMTFIPMQLTGIVTSSYRAKPVSGALVEVWRAGDDSVWSCETTLTADAAGSWTYSTDTTAPVRVRAIDPLGSRDPAWLGGTDVASAADCVPLRGTPPRADIVLPMTHPSSISGTVRSDRDNSVVASVSVTLWADDDGVLTQMCSTATAANGTYSFPGLGPSSYRMSFEDPSGNNEPFPAGALIAIAAPVNLTRNVTLTFVPYTVQGTVTSDFHNMPVGNASVEIWRKQAGTWTLADIQFSDYDGTWSYETTSDEPVRIRVSDSSLICEPAWLGGAVVANASDIYPDRSGDPLADIQLHVAQAASIDGVTYDDYTMAALRGVSVSLFDANGDWASILASTTSGPDGSFHFTGLAPGDYFLYYADPTGKYESQWYDYESTVDWADPITIDAPGHQDASAYLDPVRVQYLATLTTATVTVGSGAQWAGLPFTLTSEMYDSMWGDGLDGMPVVVQSSADRIHWSTLGAASANPSVWSGGYQFTCFAPDATPRYYRFYVPATPDVVSTSSPDVFVHPAIRTASWGPLSANGTAAPNVTVAGPMFPLEAQLRDQFGNPVVGASVHVSQSLDGRTWFDCPAIVRETAPGRYTASAEAGRGRIFRFESRTGGTATPAVSGIVSVLAPRKAQCWFSNGLPHVGRTTEISGWLWPRGKKGTKLVSVVVQRRVGGSWKAYKTFRPAIIDGPTGASRARIKLKYSKRGAYRVHMYVPGTKGFLPTTTPWVTCAVV